GGATCATGCAGCCGGAAGAAAAAGAGCAGCAAATCCTGATAGCTTAATCGACTGGGGTCAAAAATGATTTCGATAGCTTCGGCGTGTCCGGTACTGCCGGTCTTGACGTCCTCATAACGAGGGTTCGCCGTGCGGCCTCCGGTATAACCAACCCGCGTGCTGATAACGCCGGGCAGCTCCCTGAGTAGTTCCTCAACGCCCCAAAAGCATCCACCAGCTAAGGTCGCCGTCTGATGCTGCGTATGACTGGTCATCTTTGTCCTCTAGTCGCTTAAAAGGTGTCTGCCACCTTGTCCGGTTCTAGTGTAAACTCCTGCCTTGGGGAGGCAAGAGATGATTGAAATCGTACGGGCGGCAATGTCCAGTGCTGCTGATGCCCTAGCAAAGCTACGCCAAGATGAGAGTACACTAGCCGCTATTGCGGCTGCCGGTGACTTGCTCGTTGATGCATTTTTGCAGGGACGCAGTGTGTATAGCTGCGGCAACGGTGGGTCCATGTGTGATGCGATGCACTTTGCTGAGGAGCTTTCCGGCAAGTTTCGTCGTGAGCGTAAGGCGCTGCCTGCTATGGCCATCAGTGATCCCGCTCACTTAAGTTGTGCCGCTAATGATTTTGGCTACGACTCGGTCTTCGCGCGCTTTGTCGAGGCTCATGGGCGCAGAGGCGATGTGCTCCTAGCGATCAGCACGTCTGGCAACAGCCCTAATATCTTGGCAGCCGCTACGGTTGCGCGCCAGGCCGGTATGAAAGTGGTGGCATTAACTGGTAAAAATCCCTCCAAGCTCGCGCCACTCGCGGATATCAATATTTGCACCCCAGGTGGGACCCCCTATTCGGACCGTATTCAGGAGCTACACATCAAGGTCATCCACACGCTCATTGAGCTTTGTGAGCATCGTCTTTTTTCTGCAGGCACATGATGAATTTTCCGGAATTGCCCGCCTGGTTGCGGGCCCCTGTTCCCCTTCAGCCCAACAATTTTACCCCGCTGGCGCGTACCCCGTGGGGCGGTAGCGTCATTGCCTCGCATTATAAGCGGGATTTTGCGGCACCCGGTACGATCATCGGCGAGGCCTGGGAGTTTTCGTGTGACCCGACTTTTCCGTCGCGACTCCAGCGTGAGCCGATGACGCTGCTTGATGCCGTCGCTCGGTGGCCAGAGGCCATATTATCACCGGCCCTAGCAAAGGCGGGGGCCACCTGCGAGATATTGGTTAAGCTACTCGATGCGGCTGAGCCGCTCTCGCTACAGGTCCATCCGCGCGACGGTG
This DNA window, taken from Deltaproteobacteria bacterium, encodes the following:
- a CDS encoding peptide-methionine (S)-S-oxide reductase → MTSHTQHQTATLAGGCFWGVEELLRELPGVISTRVGYTGGRTANPRYEDVKTGSTGHAEAIEIIFDPSRLSYQDLLLFFFRLHDP
- a CDS encoding SIS domain-containing protein translates to MIEIVRAAMSSAADALAKLRQDESTLAAIAAAGDLLVDAFLQGRSVYSCGNGGSMCDAMHFAEELSGKFRRERKALPAMAISDPAHLSCAANDFGYDSVFARFVEAHGRRGDVLLAISTSGNSPNILAAATVARQAGMKVVALTGKNPSKLAPLADINICTPGGTPYSDRIQELHIKVIHTLIELCEHRLFSAGT